The following proteins come from a genomic window of Nitrosopumilus sp.:
- a CDS encoding winged helix-turn-helix domain-containing protein: MSNQLLEFKEIIRSKHVFNTRKPDKQTRKLFLYLFTSTRGGFTRLRIIMHLLEKPFNTHQLAQTLDLDYKAVQHHMRVLEKNNMVSKIGEKYGAIFHLSNFLELNIHTLEEAIDKLDRKLNQKKIYL; this comes from the coding sequence ATGTCAAATCAACTCCTGGAATTCAAAGAAATCATTCGATCAAAACATGTCTTTAATACAAGAAAACCCGACAAACAAACTCGGAAATTATTTCTCTACCTGTTCACAAGTACTAGGGGCGGATTCACTCGTTTAAGAATAATTATGCATCTTCTTGAAAAACCATTCAACACGCATCAGTTAGCGCAAACCCTTGATCTTGATTACAAGGCCGTTCAACACCACATGAGAGTTCTTGAAAAAAATAATATGGTCTCAAAAATTGGGGAAAAATATGGTGCAATTTTTCATCTCTCTAACTTCCTTGAATTAAACATCCATACTTTGGAAGAGGCAATAGATAAGCTAGATAGAAAACTAAATCAGAAAAAAATATACCTGTGA